One Danio rerio strain Tuebingen ecotype United States chromosome 7, GRCz12tu, whole genome shotgun sequence genomic window, ATCCAaccttgacttccatagtatttgtttatcctactatgAAAGTCTAGGGTTTCTTCAGTGTATACACAAAACTCATAAAGACTGGAAAGTGTACAGTAAGTAATTAGGTAATTcaaacttttgggtgaactacctctttaataataaagacatatttaaatgtactgaCTATATGAAATACAAAATGCCAGTGTTATTTAATTTCTAAACTAAATCTGTATATGTATGTGTTAACAGGCTAATTCAAATGGTGATTATTTCCCTGTTTGGGGAACCTGTTTGGGATTTGAACTGCTGACACTGCTTACAAGTGGAGAGTTGTTGTTGTCCCACACTAACACTAGTGGTATTGCTCTGCCGCTGGACTTCACAGAAGGTAAAGCGATATTTTACGACAGCAAACTGTGGATAAAATTAAcatatatttacatgtttatcaTTGGAACCACTGCTAGCTTGGTACCCAATAGTGTAAAGATAATGTAATAATTACCAATGCAGCACAGCTAATAAAATGCTCAGATAAAGGATACTTTCTGGTTGGCAAATATTTTAAGAAACACTCCACTATTTTGGGGAATGGAAACATTCATTTTACAAGTCTTCTGGAGTTAAATTTTACCATTTTTGCCAACCATTCATCCAATCTCCGTGTCTGACCAGAGTACTTTTAGTATAGCATAGATCATTTAATCAATCAGATTAGACCagtagcatcttgctcaaaatttTGTATTTCTGATTGTTATGCTTAGAATCACTGTATAGTTCCAAACCATATGACCCTGAAAATGTACAGTCTTAGTATATAGTGTAACTACAGAATAGTaaagctttaaatatgaaaatgagtTATTTGcaataaattacaatatatatattttttacgatatgctaatgatctaatctgaCTCAGTGattaagctaagttaaaagtTCAGCTGCCAGACCCTGAccggatttattaaaaaaaaaaaaaagtgatccatttatttagtttattttagtttaaatttagTTAAGTTTATTTTGTAACAATCTTAAACGTAATTGGTGTTTTTATCCAATGTTGTTTAGATGTCAAAGGCAGCAGACTGTTTAAAGAGTTTCCAGAAGAGCTCATGAAATCACTTGCAACAGAACCGCTCACTGAGAACTCGCATCAGTGGAGCATCACTACAGAGGTAAACACCATTCACCAACTACAGTACTGGTCTGAACAGTAAAAATCCTTAATAAACTAGTGTTTACTTAAAATagttaaagtttttaaataaaaaactcacATCTCAGATGTCTGATAATGctgaaaaaaacctgaaaaaaaaacatgataatcATGTCTAATCCTCAAATTGAtcatttgaaatataataattaaatgttgaaACACATGATCAACACAATCTTTGAtttgaaaaattactttaaagACATGGAGACATATCAACAAAACATCTTAAGGCTAAAAGTAGCTTCAGACTTGCAGATTTAggagaaaattgtaaaaattatgaGTGTATTTGTCCCAAATGTTGATTTCACAAAGTGCTTTAGCACTAAATTTAGCTCCTAAATCAGTGAAACATTAGTAGAAGTGGACTTCCAAAATAGGGATGCTCTgttcaggatttttgcagctgataactgaatccttgtcatggtgattggcCAATACAATACAGAGTACAGATTCTGATGCTTctagctttataatgcataaagcacattttccctgaTACTTAGTATGGCACTTAAGTATAATACTTATATGGAGATCTCTCTGTACCTCAGAGAACAAATTAGGGACGTTGCATTTAATCCCTTAAACATGTGTCTTACAGCCATTTACTATAGATGTGAACATCATGGTCCAGAGcagatttacagaaaataaataaaaaagaaaataaaaaatggtaaaaaaaaaaaaattggaaacatTGCAAACGATGAAAGAATAATTCAACAAgtctcaatcaagaaaaagtttggagtgcatatttgatacaaaagaattttaaaatgcaaacctataaatccattacttctttactaaaaggaagcAGACTTATAAACTactatttattgcaataagtatattATGAGAAGTAATCTtcataaatattattgttaaaaaaaaaaaaaaaaaaataatatatatatatatatatatatatatatatatatatatatatatatatatatatatatatatatatatatatatatatatatgtgtgtgtgttttatgtaatAATTCCAGCCAGGTTtaagtgaacttgcaatattgtcaaaaaacTAAAGTTCTTATATGTAAACGCATGCAAGGTCATTCAAATCTTTTGCTCATCTATAACTCATAAACACTTGCAAatggttcatgagatcggccataTCAGCAAGTACCGAtcgagtcataaaatgtgattatcggctgatGCCGAGCTCTAGCCAATTGTTCGGAGCATCTCTATTTCAAATCAAAATTTAGCTGGCAATATacttcaagaagaaaaaaaaaacatttgaacacaatgAGCTTTAAAAAAGTGAACACCTTAATCACACGGGTATTCCCGTATGGATATGGtaataatatgttttaaatacatttcaaaatgcataaaaaatatatttgcacaTATATGTTCTGAAATAACATACCTTTTAGAATGTAATTCTTCCTTTACCctacattttaaaatctttttttttttaacatgacaacatttttattttgaaacatttgttttaatatagCAACACAATATGATGTTTTACAAAGTTTCCATGATAAATCTGACAATGAGTCCACCCCTCCCCAGCAGCCCATCACCTTGTGTGTGGTTAGTAATCATAGTGAAATAAAATCTGATTTAATGTTTTGATCTGATTAAATGTCTTAAAATCTGAACTTTTATTTTAGAACTTTACCGCAAATAAGAAGCTGAAAAAGTTCTACAGAGTTTTGAGTACCAACACAGATGGATATAATAAGTTTGTGTCCACAATGGAAGGTGAGCAATAATAAAGATGTAGATCTACTGGGTAGAATTAGCAGTGATTTTCATTTTCTGTTCACTTTATATGGAGCAGCATTGTAATGTACTATTTCTCTGCACGCAGCATATGATTTTCCTATCTACGCTACTCAGTGGCACccagaaaaaaatgcttttgagTGGACCAGGCCCTATATTCCACACACACCATCAGCCATTAAGACCACCTTCTACATGGCTAACTTTTTTGTGAATGAAGGTAtggttaataataacaatactgagCAATATGTACTCATCTAAACATCTCTTCTGTTAATTATTCATTTTGTTCTTTTAATGACTTTCAATGAAATTAATTTGGGTCAATTcaaccaaaaatttaaattctgttattaatcgCTCACCCTCTTGTCATTCTAATCAACTAAGATCTCCGTTTGTCTTCAGAACACAACTCAAGtcattttagattaaatctgagagctctctcaacctccatagacagcaatggtcctgaGGTCATCAAACAGGGTGTCCatagggtcttaaaaagtattaaatgttgATAATTCAATTATGAGAATATGAAGgcccttaaaatgtattaaaaagtcttaatcatgtttttaccaggtcttaaattttgttcaagcgttgtacAAAGTGCTGGACtctaaaaaaagcataaatatgtttattttcctcctaatattaacaacttgTTTATCAAGTTGAAggttgatactgattagaactagaagtggcgatgaggtcttaaaatattctgagaaggtctttaggAAGTCTTAAAAGGGTATTGAAactacctttaggattcctgcatataccctgtcaTATAGTTCAGAAAATGAGCCAAAAACATTGTCACACACAATGTCTTTTTagagcttcgtatgattacacATAAACCTCTGAGGTCACATGGAATGCTCCGACAATGTTTTTGGTACCTTTTCTGTACAATACCTCAGGATTGTTGCTGTGTTTGGAGAATGAGAGAGCTCtgggatttcatctaaaatagctTAATTTATGTTCTAAAGATTAAggaaggcgatgcagtggcgcagtaggtagtgctgttgcctcacagcaagaaggtcactggtttgagtctcggctgggtcagttggcttttctgtgtgcggtttgcatgttctccctgcgctcacatgggtttcctctgggtgctccggtttccccacaatccaaagacatgcggtaaaagtaaattgggtaggctaaatgtctgtaatgtatgtgtgtaaatgagtgtgtatggatgtttcccagagatgggttgcagctgaaagggcattcactgcgtaaaacaaatgctggataaggtagcagttcattccgctgtggcgaccccttaataatggagggactaagccaaaaagaaaatgaatgaatgaatgaagatgaaTTAAGGGGACTGTGGGGATTGGATTGACATAAGGTTGAGTATTTAATAgctgaattaaaatttttgggtgaactaaccctttaggtTGGACTTTCGCAGGTTAACTAACAAACTTATTGGTTGTTTTACAGCAAGGAAAAACTTACATAGCTTTGCCAGCACTGAGGAAGAGGAAAAAGCCTTGATCTATAACTACAAGCCTGAATACACTGGTATCCAGAGTGCATTTGAACAGACATATTTTTTCAATTagatcaattatttattttaaaagtttacagattttgtttacaattgtttttttttaattattttaattttcaaactGGAACTGAATATGCTCTACTTAAATCAGACAATCATAAAGACATATAATTATTGAACATTTCATATTTAATGATtctcaaacaatacaaacagcAAATATTTTGGCATGATGAACTTATGTAAACGAACACGAACGTAtacaaaaatcaaataattttagtGTTAATAAAATATGTACTTTGTGTGAATCTAGTTAAAACAGGTCACATGTCCCTcacaaaaagtaaaatatgaattgtattttgtaaTTACCTATGCAAAAAAATCTGCAATAAAATCAGTTCTTCTCATAATCTAGACATGGTTTTGGCAGGTCACCGATGTACATCAATTATTGGAAAAGGCACACAGTGATTTTCTATTATGTTGTTTCTTTTATGGCTgtagacactcacacacaaacactttaacGCACAACATACAGTGCAAGGTTCAGTCATGTATCTATACTGTACTATGACTTATTAAATCTCCTTTTATTCAGTAAAGGCTGATTCACATTAAACCAACAGACACTTGTTGAATCAGCGCACTTCCAGTTAGTCAGCGCTTCTTAGCTACGATTGAACACGTTTAATTAGTGTTTATTGGGTTGTGGAATGACGTAGTGTTTACTCGTATTCACTAGCATCTGTCAGTGTAGTGTGAATTGGCCTTAAGAACAGTAAATGCAACTCATGTTATCTAGTATTTTGGTCCCATAACTTCACTAGAAGTAACACTAGGGTTgttacgatactggaattcgataccaatccaTACAGAAATTTTTAAAACTTCTATTTCCCGTGAACATTTAAGTaagttcttaaacagcgctgatttgccagtGTGtttatgtgctcaacagaaatgactgtgattggccgtgcaggtcatcagttcaccaaactcaccgctgtttactgagtgtaactacAGATACAGGCACACTGGATTGTTTTATAGCCGTgattcatcagcagatcgctcgtatgtcagcttatagacaaaccagctgatcgatgtGAATTTAGAACGCTCcattgtccctgtatctgtgttaaCACTGAGTAAACAGCAGTGAGCTacgtgaactgatgaccttcacagccaatcacagtcatttctgttaagcacatgaacacaatgacaAATCATTGCAGTTTAAGAACAGTAGCGCTCAAATGTTCGCATGAAATGGACCATTTAATAGTGTCAGTACCGATTGGTTTTGAATTCCAGTATTGTAACAGCCTGAGCTACAAATCTCAAAAACCTACCTTGGAAGTCTGATCATGTCTTTAAATGGATTGTTAAACCCTAAAAACCATATTTTCTTGACCTAAATAAAGGTCGCAAATATTCAGTAAACTCACCTTTTTAAAAAGCTTAAGCTTGTAAATTCATTCACTgcttttcaaaaatatatatcacaCTTGCATTAATCAGAAATCATCATGattcaaaaacatttacattcacaTTGCCTTGTGTTCAGTACCACTGACGTGTGGCTTATGAAATCTGTGATTGGCTATGAACAGTAACTCTGTCTCTCGGGTTGGCTCTCGACCTACTTTTCCAAACTCTGCAACTGGACGAGTCTTCTATATTGGTGACAGCGTTTGTCTCTGTAATTGAGTGAGTTCTGGGTGCCAGACGTCCACAATGAAGATGAGTCTGTAAATTTCTGCTTCCTGCCAGACTTCATGTTCAAACGAGTCGTCGAATATTAACACCTTCCCTTCTTTCCACTCCCTGAGACAGATTCAGTAAGAAATCCATAATTACTATAAGACATTACACGCATGTA contains:
- the ggh gene encoding gamma-glutamyl hydrolase precursor produces the protein MIHIFLLCLFTVANAVSIYNFGPLIKTNERPIIGVLAQDVFDPKPDRNSYIAASYVKFLESAGARVVPVMINKSEDEYSRLFKSINGVLFPGGGVSLESSGYSKAAGIFYRLALEANSNGDYFPVWGTCLGFELLTLLTSGELLLSHTNTSGIALPLDFTEDVKGSRLFKEFPEELMKSLATEPLTENSHQWSITTENFTANKKLKKFYRVLSTNTDGYNKFVSTMEAYDFPIYATQWHPEKNAFEWTRPYIPHTPSAIKTTFYMANFFVNEARKNLHSFASTEEEEKALIYNYKPEYTGIQSAFEQTYFFN